The window AGGCACCGCCCCGACCGGCCCGCGACGCCCCGGTGGAAGCCCCGCGGAAACGCGACGTCGGCGTGTGCCTCGGTGGGAGGCGCACGCCGACGTCGCTGTCCGGTACCTCGACGGCTCAGTACTCGATCGCCGGAAGCAGGCCGGTGACGGGCGCGGCGAGGTCGGTGACCTGGTGCAGCTGCTCCAGCTGGTAGAGGCCGTTCAGCTGGTTGAGCTCGTCGATCCCCTCGGAGATCTTCGGGATCTTGTTCCGGTGCTCGGTGGGAAGGTCGCTCACGGCGAGCGAGTCGAGCTCGGCGATCGGGTTCAGTTTTCCCGTCTCGGGGACCGTGGCAGCGCCCGCGGACGGTACGGCCAGGCCCGTGACGCCGATGGCGAGGCCAACGGCGGCGACAATACGTCGTGTTGAGATCATGTCTTCAGCAACGGCGACGGGCGGTCCACGGACACGGCCCCGCCCGGCTCCTCACCCGGGAGGCGCATCGGCCCGGCTGCGCTTGCCGCGGACCCCGCGCCGGAGGAGTCTCTAAGGAGAGGCCCTCAGCGGCCCGCTCCGCACCGGGCCGCGGCCTTCCCTCATGGTCCACAAGGAGGTCCATCATGGGCACCGCGGCAAGCCCCGGCTTCGACACCGAAGCGCTGCGCCGGGGCATCGAAGGCCAGGACGCGACGGCACTCCTGTCGCTGTACGCGGACGACGCGGAACTGCGCGTCGTCGACCGCAACACCCAGCCCAGCCACCCGATGGTCATGCACGGCCGCGAGCAGATCGGCAGGATGCTCGACGACGTCTACAGCCGCGACATGACACACAAGATGGAACAGTGCGTGGTCCAGGGTGATCACGTCGCCTTCCAGGAGTCCTGTCTTTATCCCGACGGCGTCAGAGTGCTCGCCAACTCCATGATGTCGCTCCGCGACGGCAAGATCGTCGACCAGACCGTGCTGCAGGCGTGGGACGCCGAGGAGTAGGGAGAGGAGCGGAGAGGCGGAGCAGACAGAGGAACACCCGGGGTCCGACGAACATGTCCCGGACCCCGGACACCGTGGTTGCGGGCCGTGCCTTGCCGAGGCGGGCCACCACCTCGACCGGTGCGGCGAACGGGTCTGGGCCGCGCGGCGCCGGGCCGGCGTCCGGTCAGCGCATCCACGCGCTGTAGTCCATGACGTCGCCCGCCTCCAGACCCCACTCGGGTTCGTCCACGGTGGCGGTGCTCTCCAGGCCGAGTACGGCGCCGGTCGCCGGGTCCATGATCAGCATTCGGCGGGCGCCGGGTCCGTCGTACACGTACGCCTGGCCGCTCCGGTCGAGGCGGTCCGTCACCCGGCCGGCGGGCCGCAGTCCCCCGGCGTCCGCGAGGAGCCGGGCGAGGGCCGCGTCCTCGCGGGGACCGAGGGACCAGTGGTCGAGCAACACCCCTACGGCCTGCAGCAGTTCGGACGTGGTCAGCGGTGTGTCGCTGTGCTGCGCCTCCTGCAGATAGGCGCGCAGCCGCGTGGTGTCGTGGGGCGGCGGCGACTCGGGCGGGGCGTCGCTCCAGCTCGGCGGGTAGGTCTGCTCGCTGATCACGTGACCGTCGTCCACGAGGCGCGGGGCGCCGCCCTCGTCGGAGAGGACGGACCGGCCCGGGCGGCGCGGATCCGTCGCCACCACCAGTTCCGTGTGGCTCTCGTCCGCGTGCCATCGGACGATGCGCTCCACGGGAAGCGTGACCGGGGGCTCGTCCTCCGACATTCCCATGCTCCAGGACTGCACGTGCGTGCCCTTGCGCAGGCCGGACGAACCGTCCTGCGCGGTCTGACCGGCGCGCTCCGCCAGCCGGTCGAGAGAGACGGGGGTGGAGCCGGCCACCGGCACCAGCGGGCGGGGTGCGGCCACGGCGGGACCGGAGCTCGGGCCCGCGAAGAGGAGGGCCACGGCGGTCACGGCGACGACCGCGGTCGACGCGAGGGCCCAGACAAGGCGCGTACGACGAGGGCGGGGGCGGCGCAGCCACCGGTCGAGGCCCGTACCGGCGGGTGCAAGGCCGTCCGCCGGGCGCATGAGGTGGGTGAGGCGGCGCTCGGCCTCGTGGCCCAGGGGGCCCTCGCCGAAGCACGGGTCGTCGGAGGGCACCGGGTTGGCGCCGCGCAGCAGTTCGAGTTCGTCAGCCATGGCCCTGCTCCTTCGGGGTGGCGCGGCGGGGCGTCTCGGTGCCGGGGGCCACGGTGATCCGCATGCGGTCGATCTCGGCCCTGAGGCGGCGGCGGGCGCGGTGCAGGCGCATCGCGGCGGCGCGGCTGCCGCATCCGAGGGCCACGGCGACCTCGTCGACACCGAGTTCCTCCCAGGCGGTGAGTCTCAGCACTTCCTGGTCTGCGGGGGACAGCCGGGCCAGCGCGTCGTGCACCCAGGCGGCGGGCTGCTCAGAGTCGGGGCTGTCCACGATCTGTCTGCCGTGTGCGGCCTCGTCGTTGCCGAGTCTGTCCACCAGTCGCCGACGGCGCCCGAAGCCGCGCACCGCGTTGGACAGGCAGTTGCGCGCCACGCCGTACAACCAGGGCAGTGAGGAGGCGGGCAGGTCGGAACGGCGTCGCCAGGCGACGGCGAAGACCTCCGCCACCACTTCCTCGACCTCGCTCGTCCGGCCGTCCAGTCGCCGCGCAACGTAGCGGCTGACCGCCCAGTAGTGCTCGCGATAGGCAGCGGCGAAGGTCTCGTCGTTGCTCATGTTCCGTAGGTGTCCGGCAGGTCCTCGATCGTCACACCTGTTTCGGTGATCCTTGTCGCCTCCCTCAAGTGTGACGTCGGGGCGGCTCGCGGACACAGGCGGGGCATGGAGAGCAACACTGTCACCGCGGCGCTCGCGCCCCCGGCCGCGAGCCGTCGCCCGGGCCTCGCCGCCGTCCGATGGCTCACCACCACGGACCACAAGACGATCGGCACGTTGTACCTGGTCACGTCGTTCGCGTTCTTCTGCATCGGCGGCGTGATGGCGCTGTTCATGCGCGCCGAACTGGCCCGTCCCGGCACGCAGATCATGTCGAACGAGCAGTTCAACCAGGCGTTCACGATGCACGGCACGATCATGCTGCTGATGTTCGCGACGCCGCTGTTCGCGGGCTTCACGAACTGGATCATGCCGCTGCAGATCGGTGCCCCCGATGTGGCGTTCCCGCGGCTGAACATGTTCGCCTACTGGCTGTACCTGTTCGGCTCGCTCATCGCGGTCGGTGGTTTCCTCACCCCGCAGGGCGCGGCCGACTTCGGCTGGTTCGCCTACTCCCCGCTGTCCGACGCGGTCCGCTCGCCGGGCATCGGCGCCGACATGTGGATCATGGGTCTGGCGTTCTCCGGGTTCGGCACCATCCTGGGCGCGGTCAACTTCATCACCACCATCATCTGCATGCGCGCGCCCGGCATGACCATGTTCCGCATGCCGATCTTCGTGTGGAACGTGCTGCTGACCGCGGTCCTGGTCCTGCTGGCCTTCCCCGTCCTGGCGGCTGCGCTGTTCGCGCTGGAGGCGGACCGCAAGTTCGGCGCGCACATCTTCGACTCGGCCAACGGCGGAGCGTTGCTGTGGCAGCACCTGTTCTGGTTCTTCGGGCATCCAGAGGTGTACATCATCGCGCTGCCGTTCTTCGGCATCATCAGTGAGGTCATCCCGGTCTTCTCCCGCAAGCCGATGTTCGGCTACATGGGCCTGATCGGCGCGACCATCGCCATCGCCGGCCTGTCGGTGACGGTGTGGGCGCACCACATGTACGTCACCGGCGGTGTGCTGCTGCCGTTCTTCTCGTTCATGACGTTCCTGATCGCCGTGCCGACGGGTGTGAAGTTCTTCAACTGGATCGGCACCATGTGGAAGGGGTCCCTGAGTTTCGAGACCCCGATGCTGTGGGCCACCGGCTTTCTGATCACCTTCACCTTCGGTGGTCTGACCGGTGTCATCCTGGCCTCGCCGCCGATGGACTTCCACGTCTCGGACTCGTACTTCGTGGTGGCGCACTTCCACTACGTGGTGTTCGGCACGGTCGTGTTCGCGATGTTCTCCGGCTTCCACTTCTGGTGGCCGAAGTTCACCGGCAAGATGCTCGACGAACGCCTCGGCAAGATCACCTTCTGGACCCTGTTCATCGGCTTCCACGGCACCTTCCTCGTCCAGCACTGGCTGGGCACGAACGGAATGCAGCGCCGGATTCCCGACTATCTGGCCGCGGAAGGGCTGACGGTCCTCAACACGGTCTCCAGCATCTTCTCCTTCGTCCTCGGACTGTCCCTGCTGCCGTTCTTCT of the Streptomyces aurantiacus genome contains:
- a CDS encoding CU044_5270 family protein, which gives rise to MADELELLRGANPVPSDDPCFGEGPLGHEAERRLTHLMRPADGLAPAGTGLDRWLRRPRPRRTRLVWALASTAVVAVTAVALLFAGPSSGPAVAAPRPLVPVAGSTPVSLDRLAERAGQTAQDGSSGLRKGTHVQSWSMGMSEDEPPVTLPVERIVRWHADESHTELVVATDPRRPGRSVLSDEGGAPRLVDDGHVISEQTYPPSWSDAPPESPPPHDTTRLRAYLQEAQHSDTPLTTSELLQAVGVLLDHWSLGPREDAALARLLADAGGLRPAGRVTDRLDRSGQAYVYDGPGARRMLIMDPATGAVLGLESTATVDEPEWGLEAGDVMDYSAWMR
- the ctaD gene encoding aa3-type cytochrome oxidase subunit I; the protein is MESNTVTAALAPPAASRRPGLAAVRWLTTTDHKTIGTLYLVTSFAFFCIGGVMALFMRAELARPGTQIMSNEQFNQAFTMHGTIMLLMFATPLFAGFTNWIMPLQIGAPDVAFPRLNMFAYWLYLFGSLIAVGGFLTPQGAADFGWFAYSPLSDAVRSPGIGADMWIMGLAFSGFGTILGAVNFITTIICMRAPGMTMFRMPIFVWNVLLTAVLVLLAFPVLAAALFALEADRKFGAHIFDSANGGALLWQHLFWFFGHPEVYIIALPFFGIISEVIPVFSRKPMFGYMGLIGATIAIAGLSVTVWAHHMYVTGGVLLPFFSFMTFLIAVPTGVKFFNWIGTMWKGSLSFETPMLWATGFLITFTFGGLTGVILASPPMDFHVSDSYFVVAHFHYVVFGTVVFAMFSGFHFWWPKFTGKMLDERLGKITFWTLFIGFHGTFLVQHWLGTNGMQRRIPDYLAAEGLTVLNTVSSIFSFVLGLSLLPFFYNIWKTAKYGEKVEADDPWGYGRSLEWATSCPPPRHNFLTLPRIRSESPAFDLHHPDISAMGEQSPAPEKALR
- a CDS encoding nuclear transport factor 2 family protein, which produces MGTAASPGFDTEALRRGIEGQDATALLSLYADDAELRVVDRNTQPSHPMVMHGREQIGRMLDDVYSRDMTHKMEQCVVQGDHVAFQESCLYPDGVRVLANSMMSLRDGKIVDQTVLQAWDAEE
- a CDS encoding RNA polymerase sigma factor → MSNDETFAAAYREHYWAVSRYVARRLDGRTSEVEEVVAEVFAVAWRRRSDLPASSLPWLYGVARNCLSNAVRGFGRRRRLVDRLGNDEAAHGRQIVDSPDSEQPAAWVHDALARLSPADQEVLRLTAWEELGVDEVAVALGCGSRAAAMRLHRARRRLRAEIDRMRITVAPGTETPRRATPKEQGHG